The Linepithema humile isolate Giens D197 chromosome 2, Lhum_UNIL_v1.0, whole genome shotgun sequence genome has a segment encoding these proteins:
- the Orp8 gene encoding oxysterol-binding protein-related protein 8 isoform X3 encodes MSSQPIVVPGGDHQRPPVETHSVGSSADSFKTMTPPNVSRSLSQPADRQPRRSSIQAQSTPLPKLPSTESLSTSINITAGAPPVSPGLSAMGETSQKVDNLSDKSLDSCKLTRKESYKAQRKNYRMEKKRVANELLSSFKDPTVIVMSDWLKVRGTLKSWTKLWCILKPGLLLLYKSPKTKSNHWVGTVLLNTCQVIERPSKKDGFCFKLFHPLEQSIWAPRGPEKEAIGAVVQPLPTSYLIFRAPSQAAGKCWLDALELSLRCSSLIVRSTSALPRPLPHDTTTTHETQWSEADYEKHFDDHEYDTRQVVTLDPVYTSHTDLDDISQPENGVAADVEISASDSESEASAKEDQSPEPITETPYVANENEFLGTAGEVVAELQEEQKSLIWFLMKQVRPGMDLSKVVLPTFILEPRSFLEKLADSYYHADLLSLAVLEDDAFTRMKAVVKWYLSGFYKKPQGLKKPYNPLLGETFRCYWQHPNGSRTFYLAEQLSHHPPISGFYVTNRQDGFTISATIIAKSKFYGNSTSAVLDGVAILTMLPRGEDYTMTIPYAHCKGILMGTLSMELGGKVNITCEKTGYHTELEFKLKPFLGGAELMNQVVGRIRLGKETLATIIGYWDGLISIVDKRTGQENVFFNPTPEVRQKRLKKYTVPMECQGPWESEKLWHAVTQAINRDDQTAATEAKTGLEEAQRERAKERKSLGQEWIPKYFVQDIITGNWVYRHADVRPWDPRNDVVQYEENYVVRTKTRHKTPIMRTGSIVSTEPQSQIPLLQAESRSSLSVLKSSKRQLSNNMPLTETHDSGSSSAEAHTDSSQSIGKRRRSTARIIDIVKEVDNQMLHHGEKLNRIQQIVEQIARKQRESGEQHHNINMSKSFIDTILIIIIVFFVQYFISVWKNNSAKD; translated from the exons ATGAGTTCACAACCGATTGTGGTACCTGGTGGAGACCATCAGCGTCCTCCAGTGGAAACTCATTCTGTTGGAAGCTCAGCGGACAGCTTTAAGACAATGACACCGCCAAATGTCAGCAGATCCCTCAGTC AACCAGCAGATCGACAACCTCGACGAAGCAGCATTCAAGCACAGTCTACACCATTACCTAAACTTCCATCAACCGAGTCCCTTTCgacaagtataaatattacagcCGGTGCACCTCCAGTTTCTCCAG GACTCTCCGCAATGGGTGAAACGAGTCAAAAAGTTGATAATTTATCAGACAAG TCGTTGGATTCCTGCAAATTAACGCGAAAAGAATCATATAAAGCCCAGAGAAAGAATTATCGGATGGAGAAGAAAAGGGTAGCCAATGAGCTTTTAAGTTCCTTCAAGGATCCAACCGTTATTGTTATGAGCGATTGGTTGAAGGTTCGTGGAACATTGAAAAGTTGGACCAAATTGTGGTGTATTCTGAAACCTGGTTTATTGCTGCTGTATAAAAGCCCAAAAACAAAg AGTAATCATTGGGTGGGAACGGTGTTACTTAATACATGCCAAGTCATAGAACGTCCGAGTAAAAAGGACggattttgttttaaattgtttcatcCCTTGGAGCAGTCGATTTGGGCTCCTCGAGGACCGGAGAAAGAAGCTATTG gtGCCGTTGTACAACCTTTGCCGACGTCTTACTTAATTTTCCGAGCACCATCGCAAGCAGCAGGCAAATGTTGGCTGGACGCACTTGAATTGTCGTTACGTTGCTCTTCATTAATAGTGCGCTCAACGAGCGCATTACCACGTCCTTTACCACACGACACAACTACTACTCATGAAACTCAATGGAGCGAGGCTGATTATGAAAAGCATTTTGATGATCATG AGTACGATACCCGTCAAGtagtaacgctagatcctgtGTACACCTCGCATACAGACCTGGACGATATCAGTCAGCCGGAGAATGGAGTAGCGGCTGATGTTGAAATCAGTGCTTCGGACAGCGAGTCTGAGGCATCGGCCAAGGAAGACCAGTCGCCCGAACCAATCACTGAAACACCATACGTGGCAAACGAAAATGAATTTCTTGGAACG GCTGGCGAAGTCGTCGCGGAGCTGCAAGAAGAACAAAAGTCTCTGATATGGTTCTTGATGAAACAAGTTCGTCCTGGCATGGATCTATCCAAGGTTGTATTGCCTACTTTTATTCTGGAACCACGTTCGTTTCTGGAGAAACTGGCCGATTCGTATTATCATGCCGACTTATTATCTCT agcAGTATTGGAAGACGATGCATTTACACGTATGAAAGCTGTAGTAAAATGGTACTTATCAGGATTTTATAAGAAACCACAGGGCCTGAAAAAACCGTACAATCCGCTTTTGGGAGAAACATTCCGTTGCTATTGGCAACATCCCAATGGTTCAAGAACATTCTACTTAGCCGAACAA TTATCGCATCACCCACCTATCTCGGGATTCTACGTAACGAACCGCCAAGACGGATTTACCATTAGCGCCACGATAATTGCaaagtcaaaattttatg gGAATTCAACTTCCGCAGTTTTGGACGGTGTTGCTATATTAACGATGCTGCCGAGAGGTGAAGATTACACAATGACAATTCCTTATGCACATTGTAAAGGTATTCTTATGGGAACGTTGTCTATGGAACTTGGTGGAAAAGTGAACATAACATGCGAAAAAACTGGCTATCATActgaattagaatttaaactTAAG cCGTTTCTTGGTGGTGCAGAACTAATGAATCAAGTTGTGGGACGAATACGTCTTGGAAAGGAAACTTTAGCTACTATAATCGGATATTGGGATGGATTGATTTCAATAGTGGACAAACGAACAGGA caaGAAAATGTATTCTTCAATCCGACTCCAGAAGTACGTCAAAAAAGGTTAAAGAAATATACCGTTCCTATGGAATGTCAAGGGCCGTGGGAAAGCGAGAAACTGTGGCATGCTGTTACGCAGGCCATCAATAGGGATGATCAAACCGCTGCTACGGAAGCTAAAACTGGACTCGAGGAAGCACAAAGGGAACGCGCTAAAGAGCGGAAAAGTCTGGGACAAGAATGGATTCCAAAATACTTCGTCCAA GATATTATAACAGGAAATTGGGTGTATCGGCATGCTGATGTAAGACCGTGGGATCCGAGAAATGATGTAGTAcaatatgaagaaaattatgtaGTACGCACAAAGACTAGACATAAAACACCTATTATGCGTACTGGTAGCATTGTTTCTACTGAACCACAATCACAG ATTCCTTTACTGCAAGCTGAATCACGTTCTTCCTTATCAGTGCTCAAATCTTCGAAGAGACAACTATCTAACAATATGCCTCTAACAGAAACTCACGATTCCGGAAGCTCATCCGCAGAAGCACATACCGATTCTAGTCAGTCAATAGGAAAAAGGAGACGTTCAACTGCTAG GATAATAGATATTGTAAAAGAAGTAGATAATCAAATGCTACATCATGGCGAAAAATTGAACCGTATACAACAGATTGTAGAACAAATTGCAAGGAAGCAAAGAGAGTCCGGCGAACAacatcataatataaatatgtctAAAAGCTTTATTGATactatacttattattattattgttttctttgtacaatattttataagcgtgtggaaaaataattctgcTAAGGATTAA
- the Orp8 gene encoding oxysterol-binding protein-related protein 8 isoform X1, whose product MSSQPIVVPGGDHQRPPVETHSVGSSADSFKTMTPPNVSRSLSQPADRQPRRSSIQAQSTPLPKLPSTESLSTSINITAGAPPVSPGLSAMGETSQKVDNLSDKSLDSCKLTRKESYKAQRKNYRMEKKRVANELLSSFKDPTVIVMSDWLKVRGTLKSWTKLWCILKPGLLLLYKSPKTKSNHWVGTVLLNTCQVIERPSKKDGFCFKLFHPLEQSIWAPRGPEKEAIGAVVQPLPTSYLIFRAPSQAAGKCWLDALELSLRCSSLIVRSTSALPRPLPHDTTTTHETQWSEADYEKHFDDHVYLSCYAPRSPTTPQRRLLSCPQPLSPAITRNLKSVCPSPTPMFQQLYHAVAYWEKQLLERSPTPGTDQENVAFSISNEEPNGGDNQPSGSSHSASAFHPPISPARRMTVPSVHVLEYDTRQVVTLDPVYTSHTDLDDISQPENGVAADVEISASDSESEASAKEDQSPEPITETPYVANENEFLGTAGEVVAELQEEQKSLIWFLMKQVRPGMDLSKVVLPTFILEPRSFLEKLADSYYHADLLSLAVLEDDAFTRMKAVVKWYLSGFYKKPQGLKKPYNPLLGETFRCYWQHPNGSRTFYLAEQLSHHPPISGFYVTNRQDGFTISATIIAKSKFYGNSTSAVLDGVAILTMLPRGEDYTMTIPYAHCKGILMGTLSMELGGKVNITCEKTGYHTELEFKLKPFLGGAELMNQVVGRIRLGKETLATIIGYWDGLISIVDKRTGQENVFFNPTPEVRQKRLKKYTVPMECQGPWESEKLWHAVTQAINRDDQTAATEAKTGLEEAQRERAKERKSLGQEWIPKYFVQDIITGNWVYRHADVRPWDPRNDVVQYEENYVVRTKTRHKTPIMRTGSIVSTEPQSQIPLLQAESRSSLSVLKSSKRQLSNNMPLTETHDSGSSSAEAHTDSSQSIGKRRRSTARIIDIVKEVDNQMLHHGEKLNRIQQIVEQIARKQRESGEQHHNINMSKSFIDTILIIIIVFFVQYFISVWKNNSAKD is encoded by the exons ATGAGTTCACAACCGATTGTGGTACCTGGTGGAGACCATCAGCGTCCTCCAGTGGAAACTCATTCTGTTGGAAGCTCAGCGGACAGCTTTAAGACAATGACACCGCCAAATGTCAGCAGATCCCTCAGTC AACCAGCAGATCGACAACCTCGACGAAGCAGCATTCAAGCACAGTCTACACCATTACCTAAACTTCCATCAACCGAGTCCCTTTCgacaagtataaatattacagcCGGTGCACCTCCAGTTTCTCCAG GACTCTCCGCAATGGGTGAAACGAGTCAAAAAGTTGATAATTTATCAGACAAG TCGTTGGATTCCTGCAAATTAACGCGAAAAGAATCATATAAAGCCCAGAGAAAGAATTATCGGATGGAGAAGAAAAGGGTAGCCAATGAGCTTTTAAGTTCCTTCAAGGATCCAACCGTTATTGTTATGAGCGATTGGTTGAAGGTTCGTGGAACATTGAAAAGTTGGACCAAATTGTGGTGTATTCTGAAACCTGGTTTATTGCTGCTGTATAAAAGCCCAAAAACAAAg AGTAATCATTGGGTGGGAACGGTGTTACTTAATACATGCCAAGTCATAGAACGTCCGAGTAAAAAGGACggattttgttttaaattgtttcatcCCTTGGAGCAGTCGATTTGGGCTCCTCGAGGACCGGAGAAAGAAGCTATTG gtGCCGTTGTACAACCTTTGCCGACGTCTTACTTAATTTTCCGAGCACCATCGCAAGCAGCAGGCAAATGTTGGCTGGACGCACTTGAATTGTCGTTACGTTGCTCTTCATTAATAGTGCGCTCAACGAGCGCATTACCACGTCCTTTACCACACGACACAACTACTACTCATGAAACTCAATGGAGCGAGGCTGATTATGAAAAGCATTTTGATGATCATG TATATTTAAGTTGTTATGCACCAAGATCGCCTACAACGCCTCAAAGGCGCTTGTTATCATGTCCACAGCCACTGTCACCTGCCATAACGCGTAATCTCAAAAGCGTTTGTCCTTCGCCGACTCCAATGTTTCAACAGCTTTATCATGCAGTTGCATATTGGGAAAAACAATTGCTCGAACGATCCCCGACACCTGGCACAGATCAGGAAAATGTTGCATTCTCAATTTCCAACGAGGAACCAAATGGCGGCGACAATCAGCCATCTGGTTCTTCCCATTCCGCTTCCGCATTTCATCCACCGATTTCCCCAGCACGACGCATGACCGTTCCTTCTGTACATGTCCTAGAGTACGATACCCGTCAAGtagtaacgctagatcctgtGTACACCTCGCATACAGACCTGGACGATATCAGTCAGCCGGAGAATGGAGTAGCGGCTGATGTTGAAATCAGTGCTTCGGACAGCGAGTCTGAGGCATCGGCCAAGGAAGACCAGTCGCCCGAACCAATCACTGAAACACCATACGTGGCAAACGAAAATGAATTTCTTGGAACG GCTGGCGAAGTCGTCGCGGAGCTGCAAGAAGAACAAAAGTCTCTGATATGGTTCTTGATGAAACAAGTTCGTCCTGGCATGGATCTATCCAAGGTTGTATTGCCTACTTTTATTCTGGAACCACGTTCGTTTCTGGAGAAACTGGCCGATTCGTATTATCATGCCGACTTATTATCTCT agcAGTATTGGAAGACGATGCATTTACACGTATGAAAGCTGTAGTAAAATGGTACTTATCAGGATTTTATAAGAAACCACAGGGCCTGAAAAAACCGTACAATCCGCTTTTGGGAGAAACATTCCGTTGCTATTGGCAACATCCCAATGGTTCAAGAACATTCTACTTAGCCGAACAA TTATCGCATCACCCACCTATCTCGGGATTCTACGTAACGAACCGCCAAGACGGATTTACCATTAGCGCCACGATAATTGCaaagtcaaaattttatg gGAATTCAACTTCCGCAGTTTTGGACGGTGTTGCTATATTAACGATGCTGCCGAGAGGTGAAGATTACACAATGACAATTCCTTATGCACATTGTAAAGGTATTCTTATGGGAACGTTGTCTATGGAACTTGGTGGAAAAGTGAACATAACATGCGAAAAAACTGGCTATCATActgaattagaatttaaactTAAG cCGTTTCTTGGTGGTGCAGAACTAATGAATCAAGTTGTGGGACGAATACGTCTTGGAAAGGAAACTTTAGCTACTATAATCGGATATTGGGATGGATTGATTTCAATAGTGGACAAACGAACAGGA caaGAAAATGTATTCTTCAATCCGACTCCAGAAGTACGTCAAAAAAGGTTAAAGAAATATACCGTTCCTATGGAATGTCAAGGGCCGTGGGAAAGCGAGAAACTGTGGCATGCTGTTACGCAGGCCATCAATAGGGATGATCAAACCGCTGCTACGGAAGCTAAAACTGGACTCGAGGAAGCACAAAGGGAACGCGCTAAAGAGCGGAAAAGTCTGGGACAAGAATGGATTCCAAAATACTTCGTCCAA GATATTATAACAGGAAATTGGGTGTATCGGCATGCTGATGTAAGACCGTGGGATCCGAGAAATGATGTAGTAcaatatgaagaaaattatgtaGTACGCACAAAGACTAGACATAAAACACCTATTATGCGTACTGGTAGCATTGTTTCTACTGAACCACAATCACAG ATTCCTTTACTGCAAGCTGAATCACGTTCTTCCTTATCAGTGCTCAAATCTTCGAAGAGACAACTATCTAACAATATGCCTCTAACAGAAACTCACGATTCCGGAAGCTCATCCGCAGAAGCACATACCGATTCTAGTCAGTCAATAGGAAAAAGGAGACGTTCAACTGCTAG GATAATAGATATTGTAAAAGAAGTAGATAATCAAATGCTACATCATGGCGAAAAATTGAACCGTATACAACAGATTGTAGAACAAATTGCAAGGAAGCAAAGAGAGTCCGGCGAACAacatcataatataaatatgtctAAAAGCTTTATTGATactatacttattattattattgttttctttgtacaatattttataagcgtgtggaaaaataattctgcTAAGGATTAA
- the Orp8 gene encoding oxysterol-binding protein-related protein 8 isoform X4, translating into MSSQPIVVPGGDHQRPPVETHSVGSSADSFKTMTPPNVSRSLSQPADRQPRRSSIQAQSTPLPKLPSTESLSTSINITAGAPPVSPGLSAMGETSQKVDNLSDKSLDSCKLTRKESYKAQRKNYRMEKKRVANELLSSFKDPTVIVMSDWLKVRGTLKSWTKLWCILKPGLLLLYKSPKTKSNHWVGTVLLNTCQVIERPSKKDGFCFKLFHPLEQSIWAPRGPEKEAIGAVVQPLPTSYLIFRAPSQAAGKCWLDALELSLRCSSLIVRSTSALPRPLPHDTTTTHETQWSEADYEKHFDDHDLDDISQPENGVAADVEISASDSESEASAKEDQSPEPITETPYVANENEFLGTAGEVVAELQEEQKSLIWFLMKQVRPGMDLSKVVLPTFILEPRSFLEKLADSYYHADLLSLAVLEDDAFTRMKAVVKWYLSGFYKKPQGLKKPYNPLLGETFRCYWQHPNGSRTFYLAEQLSHHPPISGFYVTNRQDGFTISATIIAKSKFYGNSTSAVLDGVAILTMLPRGEDYTMTIPYAHCKGILMGTLSMELGGKVNITCEKTGYHTELEFKLKPFLGGAELMNQVVGRIRLGKETLATIIGYWDGLISIVDKRTGQENVFFNPTPEVRQKRLKKYTVPMECQGPWESEKLWHAVTQAINRDDQTAATEAKTGLEEAQRERAKERKSLGQEWIPKYFVQDIITGNWVYRHADVRPWDPRNDVVQYEENYVVRTKTRHKTPIMRTGSIVSTEPQSQIPLLQAESRSSLSVLKSSKRQLSNNMPLTETHDSGSSSAEAHTDSSQSIGKRRRSTARIIDIVKEVDNQMLHHGEKLNRIQQIVEQIARKQRESGEQHHNINMSKSFIDTILIIIIVFFVQYFISVWKNNSAKD; encoded by the exons ATGAGTTCACAACCGATTGTGGTACCTGGTGGAGACCATCAGCGTCCTCCAGTGGAAACTCATTCTGTTGGAAGCTCAGCGGACAGCTTTAAGACAATGACACCGCCAAATGTCAGCAGATCCCTCAGTC AACCAGCAGATCGACAACCTCGACGAAGCAGCATTCAAGCACAGTCTACACCATTACCTAAACTTCCATCAACCGAGTCCCTTTCgacaagtataaatattacagcCGGTGCACCTCCAGTTTCTCCAG GACTCTCCGCAATGGGTGAAACGAGTCAAAAAGTTGATAATTTATCAGACAAG TCGTTGGATTCCTGCAAATTAACGCGAAAAGAATCATATAAAGCCCAGAGAAAGAATTATCGGATGGAGAAGAAAAGGGTAGCCAATGAGCTTTTAAGTTCCTTCAAGGATCCAACCGTTATTGTTATGAGCGATTGGTTGAAGGTTCGTGGAACATTGAAAAGTTGGACCAAATTGTGGTGTATTCTGAAACCTGGTTTATTGCTGCTGTATAAAAGCCCAAAAACAAAg AGTAATCATTGGGTGGGAACGGTGTTACTTAATACATGCCAAGTCATAGAACGTCCGAGTAAAAAGGACggattttgttttaaattgtttcatcCCTTGGAGCAGTCGATTTGGGCTCCTCGAGGACCGGAGAAAGAAGCTATTG gtGCCGTTGTACAACCTTTGCCGACGTCTTACTTAATTTTCCGAGCACCATCGCAAGCAGCAGGCAAATGTTGGCTGGACGCACTTGAATTGTCGTTACGTTGCTCTTCATTAATAGTGCGCTCAACGAGCGCATTACCACGTCCTTTACCACACGACACAACTACTACTCATGAAACTCAATGGAGCGAGGCTGATTATGAAAAGCATTTTGATGATCATG ACCTGGACGATATCAGTCAGCCGGAGAATGGAGTAGCGGCTGATGTTGAAATCAGTGCTTCGGACAGCGAGTCTGAGGCATCGGCCAAGGAAGACCAGTCGCCCGAACCAATCACTGAAACACCATACGTGGCAAACGAAAATGAATTTCTTGGAACG GCTGGCGAAGTCGTCGCGGAGCTGCAAGAAGAACAAAAGTCTCTGATATGGTTCTTGATGAAACAAGTTCGTCCTGGCATGGATCTATCCAAGGTTGTATTGCCTACTTTTATTCTGGAACCACGTTCGTTTCTGGAGAAACTGGCCGATTCGTATTATCATGCCGACTTATTATCTCT agcAGTATTGGAAGACGATGCATTTACACGTATGAAAGCTGTAGTAAAATGGTACTTATCAGGATTTTATAAGAAACCACAGGGCCTGAAAAAACCGTACAATCCGCTTTTGGGAGAAACATTCCGTTGCTATTGGCAACATCCCAATGGTTCAAGAACATTCTACTTAGCCGAACAA TTATCGCATCACCCACCTATCTCGGGATTCTACGTAACGAACCGCCAAGACGGATTTACCATTAGCGCCACGATAATTGCaaagtcaaaattttatg gGAATTCAACTTCCGCAGTTTTGGACGGTGTTGCTATATTAACGATGCTGCCGAGAGGTGAAGATTACACAATGACAATTCCTTATGCACATTGTAAAGGTATTCTTATGGGAACGTTGTCTATGGAACTTGGTGGAAAAGTGAACATAACATGCGAAAAAACTGGCTATCATActgaattagaatttaaactTAAG cCGTTTCTTGGTGGTGCAGAACTAATGAATCAAGTTGTGGGACGAATACGTCTTGGAAAGGAAACTTTAGCTACTATAATCGGATATTGGGATGGATTGATTTCAATAGTGGACAAACGAACAGGA caaGAAAATGTATTCTTCAATCCGACTCCAGAAGTACGTCAAAAAAGGTTAAAGAAATATACCGTTCCTATGGAATGTCAAGGGCCGTGGGAAAGCGAGAAACTGTGGCATGCTGTTACGCAGGCCATCAATAGGGATGATCAAACCGCTGCTACGGAAGCTAAAACTGGACTCGAGGAAGCACAAAGGGAACGCGCTAAAGAGCGGAAAAGTCTGGGACAAGAATGGATTCCAAAATACTTCGTCCAA GATATTATAACAGGAAATTGGGTGTATCGGCATGCTGATGTAAGACCGTGGGATCCGAGAAATGATGTAGTAcaatatgaagaaaattatgtaGTACGCACAAAGACTAGACATAAAACACCTATTATGCGTACTGGTAGCATTGTTTCTACTGAACCACAATCACAG ATTCCTTTACTGCAAGCTGAATCACGTTCTTCCTTATCAGTGCTCAAATCTTCGAAGAGACAACTATCTAACAATATGCCTCTAACAGAAACTCACGATTCCGGAAGCTCATCCGCAGAAGCACATACCGATTCTAGTCAGTCAATAGGAAAAAGGAGACGTTCAACTGCTAG GATAATAGATATTGTAAAAGAAGTAGATAATCAAATGCTACATCATGGCGAAAAATTGAACCGTATACAACAGATTGTAGAACAAATTGCAAGGAAGCAAAGAGAGTCCGGCGAACAacatcataatataaatatgtctAAAAGCTTTATTGATactatacttattattattattgttttctttgtacaatattttataagcgtgtggaaaaataattctgcTAAGGATTAA